One segment of Bradyrhizobium sp. CB2312 DNA contains the following:
- a CDS encoding DNA polymerase III subunit chi, translating to MTEVLFYHLQNMTVENVLPPLLEKSLERGWRVVVQSTSEERADALDAHLWTYRDDSFLPHATWRVNDAADQPILLAIAEDNPNGANVRFLVDNAALPEDAQGYERMVLLFNGDDPDALALARSTWTDCKARGFDVTYWQADERGRWQRRN from the coding sequence ATGACTGAAGTGCTGTTCTACCATCTGCAAAACATGACGGTGGAGAACGTGTTGCCGCCGCTTCTCGAGAAATCGCTCGAGCGCGGCTGGCGCGTGGTCGTGCAGTCGACCTCGGAGGAGCGCGCCGATGCACTCGACGCGCATTTATGGACCTATCGCGACGATTCCTTCCTGCCGCACGCGACATGGCGCGTGAACGATGCCGCCGATCAGCCGATCCTGCTGGCGATCGCGGAGGACAATCCGAACGGCGCCAATGTCCGCTTCCTGGTCGACAACGCCGCATTGCCCGAGGACGCGCAGGGCTATGAGCGCATGGTGCTGCTGTTCAACGGTGACGATCCGGATGCGCTCGCTTTGGCACGCAGTACTTGGACGGATTGCAAGGCGCGGGGATTTGATGTCACCTATTGGCAGGCCGACGAGCGGGGCCGGTGGCAGCGCCGGAATTAG
- a CDS encoding leucyl aminopeptidase: MSDAIKVGFVPLSAAPRGILVVFCDDGLKLGPATAKVLGGATDLVKRAASTAGFKGKSGAALDILAPEGVKATRLVVIGGGKAASLKANDFLKFGGVAASKLSAEASAMTIMAELPGGAMTSEQAVAIVSGLRLRAYKFDRYKTKKKEGEEGGLRAEIALAVDDAGAAKKAFASAGHVVDGVVIARDLVNEPPNVLYPEEFARRAAQLRKLGVKVEVLDVKAMQKLGMGALLGVGQGSARPSRTVIMRWDGGKKGDAPVAFVGKGVCFDTGGISIKPAGSMEDMKGDMGGAACVVGLMHALAARKAKANVVGAIGLVENMPDGNAQRPGDIVTSMSGQTIEIINTDAEGRLVLADVLWYVAKKVKPKFMVDLATLTGAIMVALGTEHAGMFSNNDELAERLLAAGIESGEKVWRMPLGPEYDKLIDSQFADMKNTGGRHGGSITAAQFLQRFVDGTPWAHLDIAGTAMGAPKTDINQSWGSGYGVRLLDRLVADHYERK, from the coding sequence ATGTCCGATGCCATCAAGGTCGGCTTTGTCCCGTTGTCTGCCGCCCCCCGTGGCATCCTGGTGGTGTTCTGCGACGACGGCCTGAAGCTCGGCCCGGCCACCGCGAAGGTGCTCGGCGGCGCGACCGATCTGGTCAAGCGGGCGGCGTCCACCGCCGGCTTCAAGGGCAAAAGCGGCGCGGCGCTCGACATCCTGGCGCCGGAGGGGGTGAAGGCCACCCGGCTGGTCGTGATCGGCGGCGGCAAGGCGGCAAGCCTGAAGGCGAACGATTTCCTCAAATTCGGCGGCGTCGCCGCCAGCAAGCTCTCCGCCGAGGCCTCGGCCATGACGATCATGGCGGAATTGCCAGGGGGCGCCATGACAAGCGAGCAGGCGGTCGCGATTGTCTCGGGCCTGCGGCTGCGGGCCTACAAGTTCGACCGCTACAAGACCAAGAAGAAGGAGGGCGAGGAGGGCGGCTTGCGCGCCGAAATCGCGCTCGCGGTCGACGATGCAGGTGCGGCCAAGAAGGCGTTCGCCTCGGCCGGCCACGTCGTCGACGGCGTCGTCATCGCGCGCGACCTCGTCAACGAGCCGCCGAACGTGCTCTACCCCGAGGAATTCGCGCGCCGCGCGGCCCAGCTCCGCAAGCTCGGCGTCAAGGTCGAGGTGCTCGACGTCAAGGCGATGCAGAAGCTCGGCATGGGCGCGCTGCTCGGCGTCGGCCAGGGCTCGGCGCGGCCGAGCCGCACCGTGATCATGCGCTGGGACGGAGGCAAGAAGGGCGATGCGCCGGTCGCCTTCGTCGGCAAGGGCGTCTGCTTCGACACCGGCGGCATCTCGATCAAGCCCGCCGGCAGCATGGAGGACATGAAGGGCGACATGGGGGGAGCTGCCTGCGTCGTCGGCCTGATGCATGCGCTGGCGGCGCGTAAAGCGAAGGCCAACGTGGTCGGCGCCATTGGCCTCGTCGAGAACATGCCCGACGGCAATGCGCAGCGGCCGGGCGACATCGTGACCTCGATGTCGGGCCAGACCATCGAGATCATCAACACCGACGCCGAAGGCCGCCTCGTGCTGGCCGACGTGCTCTGGTACGTCGCGAAAAAGGTGAAGCCGAAATTCATGGTGGATCTCGCCACACTCACTGGCGCGATCATGGTCGCGCTCGGGACCGAGCATGCCGGCATGTTCTCCAACAATGACGAGCTGGCCGAGCGCCTGCTCGCGGCCGGCATCGAGAGCGGCGAGAAGGTCTGGCGCATGCCGCTCGGTCCGGAATACGACAAGCTGATCGATTCCCAGTTCGCCGACATGAAGAACACCGGCGGCCGTCACGGCGGCTCGATCACCGCGGCGCAGTTCCTCCAGCGCTTCGTCGATGGCACCCCGTGGGCGCATCTCGACATCGCCGGCACCGCGATGGGCGCGCCGAAGACCGACATCAACCAGAGCTGGGGAAGCGGCTATGGCGTCCGCCTGCTGGATCGGCTGGTGGCAGATCACTACGAGCGCAAATGA